Proteins encoded together in one Prunus dulcis chromosome 3, ALMONDv2, whole genome shotgun sequence window:
- the LOC117621139 gene encoding alpha/beta hydrolase domain-containing protein 17B has protein sequence MGGVTSSMAAKFAFFPPNPPSYKLITDDHTGLLLLSPFPHRENVEVLKLPTRRGTEIVAIYIRHPLATSTLLYSHGNAADLGQMYELFIELSIHLRVNLMGYDYSGYGQSSGKASEQNTYADIEAAYKCLEESYGTKQEDIILYGQSVGSGPTLDLAARLPQLRAVVLHSPILSGLRVMYPVKRTYWFDIYKNIDKIPLVNCPVLIIHGTADEVVDCSHGKQLWELCKEKYEPLWLKGGNHCDLELYPEYIRHLKKFISTVEKSPSQRYNSRRSTDQFEQPRKSTDVYEVSRKSTDRREKPRKSTDRPEKLKNQFISADKLEKLRVSFDHMERSRRSVDCHEKSRKSIDHQLDRARKSVDRLDRIRTG, from the exons atGGGTGGGGTGACCTCGTCCATGGCGGCCAAGTTCGCCTTTTTCCCACCGAACCCACCATCCTACAAGCTCATCACAGACGACCACACTGGTCTCTTGCTTCTCAGCCCATTCCCTCACCGAGAAAACGTCGAGGTTCTCAAATTGCCGACTCGGCGTGGCACTGAGATAGTGGCCATCTACATTCGCCACCCCTTGGCCACTTCTACTCTGCTTTACTCTCATGGCAACGCCGCCGATCTGGGCCAGATGTACGAGCTGTTCATCGAATTGAGCATCCACTTGCGCGTCAATCTCATGGG GTATGATTATTCAGGGTATGGGCAATCATCTGGAAAG GCAAGTGAGCAGAATACATATGCAGATATTGAAGCTGCATATAAGTGTCTTGAAGAAAGCTATGGTACTAAGCAGGAAGATATCATTCTCTATGGCCAATCTGTTGGAAGTGGCCCCACATTGGATCTTGCTGCTCGGCTGCCTCAGTTAAGAGCTGTTGTCCTGCATAGTCCCATACTATCTGGTTTAAGGGTCATGTATCCTGTAAAGCGTACATACTGGTTTGACATTTATAAG AATATTGATAAAATTCCACTGGTCAATTGTCCTGTTCTCATCATTCAT GGAACTGCGGACGAAGTAGTTGATTGCTCTCATGGGAAGCAACTGTGGGAACTATGTAAAGAGAAGTATGAACCACTATGGCTTAAAGGAGGGAACCACTGTGATTTAGAGCTGTATCCTGAGTATATCAGGCATCTCAAGAAGTTCATATCAACTGTTGAGAAGTCTCCTTCCCAAAGGTACAATTCTAGGAGAAGCACAGACCAATTTGAGCAGCCTCGGAAGAGTACTGATGTTTATGAAGTTTCAAGGAAGAGCACAGATCGAAGAGAGAAACCAAGGAAGAGCACTGATAGGCCTGAAAAGCTGAAAAATCAATTCATTAGTGCTGATAAACTAGAAAAATTAAGAGTATCTTTTGATCATATGGAAAGGTCTCGGAGAAGCGTGGACTGCCATGAAAAGTCCAGAAAAAGTATTGACCACCAACTGGACAGAGCACGGAAGAGTGTTGATCGGTTGGATAGAATACGAACTGGGTAA
- the LOC117621136 gene encoding glycerol-3-phosphate dehydrogenase [NAD(+)], with product MASPPRRVSSLLYSLLPSSLAPNPLFHALPIYPLLLSSVFSPSPSPSRSLSSSMAPEIQQDGETLPQNNNTYTRDHEALHKTKVTVVGSGNWGSVAAKLIASNTLRLSSFHDEVRMWVFEETLPSGEKLTDAINRNNENVKYLPGIKLGKNVVADPDLDNAVNGANMLVFVTPHQFMEGICKRLVGKIKGDVEAISLIKGMEVKMEGPCMISTLISEQLGINCCVLMGANIANEIALEKFSEATVGYRENRAIAEKWVHLFSTPYFIVTPVQDVEGVELCGTLKNVVAIAAGFVDGLEMGNNTKAAIMRIGLREMKAFSKMLFSSVKDSTFFESCGVADLITTCLGGRNRKVAEAFARSGGKRSFDELEAEMLQGQKLQGVSTAKEVYEVLSHRGWLEFFPLFATVHEICIGSLPPSAIVEHSERKPEL from the exons ATGGCATCTCCGCCCCGACGAGTGTCTTCTCTCTTATATTCTCTCCTGCCCTCCTCTCTCGCTCCTAATCCTCTCTTCCACGCATTACCCATTTACCCTTTGCTTCTTTCTTCCGTATTCTCTCcatctccctctccctctcgtTCTCTCTCTTCATCCATGGCTCCAGAAATTCAACAAGACGGAGAAACTCTGCCCCAAAATAACAACACTTACACTAGAGACCATGAAGCTCTTCACAAAACCAAAGTCACCGTTGTGGGTAGTGGCAACTGGGGCAGTGTGGCTGCCAAACTCATTGCCTCTAACACCCTCAGGCTCTCTTCTTTCCATG ATGAAGTGAGAATGTGGGTATTTGAGGAAACGTTACCGAGTGGTGAGAAGCTCACAGATGCCATCAACAGAAACAAT GAAAATGTGAAATATCTGCCCGGCATAAAGCTAGGGAAAAATGTTGTTGCAGACCCAGACCTTGACAATGCAG TGAATGGTGCAAACATGTTGGTGTTTGTTACTCCACATCAATTTATGGAGGGTATATGCAAGAGACTTGTTGGGAAGATAAAAGGGGATGTGGAAGCTATTTCCCTCATCAAAGGAATGGAGGTCAAGATGGAGGGCCCGTGCATGATCTCTACACTCATCTCGGAGCAATTGGGCATTAATTGTTGTGTTCTAATGGGAGCAAACATAGCTAATGAG ATTGCTTTGGAGAAATTTAGTGAAGCCACAGTTGGATACAGAGAAAACAGAGCGATTGCAGAGAAATGGGTTCATTTGTTTAGTACTCCCTACTTCATAGTCACACCT GTCCAAGACGTGGAAGGAGTAGAACTGTGTGGGACCCTGAAAAATGTTGTGGCCATAGCAGCAG GTTTTGTGGATGGATTGGAGATGGGAAATAACACAAAG GCTGCAATTATGAGAATTGGTCTAAGAGAGATGAAGGCATTTTCCAAGATGTTGTTTTCATCTGTCAAGGACAGCACCTTCTTTGAAAGTTGTGGTGTTGCTGATCTCATCACAACATGCT TGGGTGGAAGAAACAGGAAAGTTGCTGAAGCTTTTGCAAGGAGTGGAGGGAAACG ATCGTTTGATGAGCTCGAAGCAGAAATGCTGCAGGGTCAAAAATTACAG GGTGTGTCAACAGCAAAAGAGGTTTATGAAGTTCTAAGCCACCGTGGGTGGCTAGAGTTTTTCCCACTGTTTGCAACAGTTCATGAGATCTGCATTGGCTCCCTTCCTCCGTCAGCCATAGTTGAGCACTCTGAGCGCAAACCTGAACTCTAG
- the LOC117621159 gene encoding skin secretory protein xP2-like, whose protein sequence is MARQVIVLALIFVAISGVLAQEPTSPSGPSPANAPATSSSSSAPSPGASDAAAATPASAPTPVSDISSPPAPSPAGGDTEEAAPGSQATEADAAAAPEGIVTAEGPVDPSSAEEDYPVDDFSRLIKN, encoded by the coding sequence ATGGCACGCCAAGTGATTGTCCTTGCTCTCATCTTTGTTGCCATTTCCGGGGTTTTAGCACAAGAACCAACCTCCCCTTCAGGACCCTCACCGGCCAATGCACCAgccacatcatcatcatcatcagctcCTTCTCCCGGCGCCTCTGATGCTGCCGCTGCCACCCCTGCCTCAGCCCCAACCCCTGTTAGCGATATATCTTCGCCACCTGCTCCTTCCCCTGCAGGCGGCGACACCGAGGAAGCTGCCCCCGGAAGCCAGGCCACCGAAGCTGATGCGGCAGCTGCCCCAGAAGGCATTGTCACAGCTGAGGGACCAGTAGACCCTTCATCAGCTGAGGAAGATTATCCTGTCGATGATTTCTCTAGGCTTATCAAGAACTGA
- the LOC117621157 gene encoding mucin-1-like: protein MANQVIVLTLIFVAIISGVAAKANAPSAKSKSPSSSPAKGPASSNKAKSTSSAPASSPKSSASSPSASPKTAPSPSPKAAPASSSTSSGPKKPTTPPPKASSSASGPSSGPKKPTTPPPKASPSPSGPSSGPKKPAKAPAGAKSH, encoded by the coding sequence ATGGCAAATCAAGTGATCGTCCTTACTCTCATCTTTGTTGCCATTATTTCTGGGGTTGCTGCAAAGGCCAATGCGCCATCAGCCAAATCTAAGTcgccatcatcatcaccagcCAAAGGTCCAGCCTCCTCAAATAAGGCTAAGTCCACATCCTCCGCGCCAGCATCATCCCCCAAGTCTTCGGCTTCCTCCCCATCTGCCTCACCTAAGACtgcaccatcaccatcacccaAAGCCGCACCAGCTAGTTCATCAACTTCCTCCGGCCCCAAGAAGCCCACCACTCCACCCCCGAAGGCTTCATCCTCTGCCTCTGGTCCATCCTCCGGCCCCAAGAAGCCCACCACTCCACCCCCAAAGGCTTCACCCTCTCCCTCTGGTCCATCCTCCGGCCCCAAGAAGCCCGCCAAGGCTCCTGCTGGCGCTAAAAGTCATTAg
- the LOC117621155 gene encoding mitochondrial inner membrane protease ATP23, whose protein sequence is MADEPAPEPGSSSFSSAINGGKTLEECQDMIQRSLRIPMVKFLLKHLEQAGCGIGDRFIKAVHCDKQIAGGYARGEGILVCGNHMNIQDEVNQVVIHELIHAFDDCRAANLNWANCAHHACSEIRAGHLSGDCHYKRELLRGFVKIRGHEQDCVRRRVMKSVIANPYCSEAAAKDAMEAVWDVCYNDTQPFDRAP, encoded by the exons ATGGCTGATGAACCCGCCCCGGAACCCGGATCCTCAAGCTTCTCCTCCGCCATCAACGGCGGCAAAACCCTGGAGGAATGCCAAGACATGATTCAACGAAGCCTCCGGA TTCCAATGGTGAAATTTCTGTTGAAGCATTTGGAGCAAGCCGGATGTGGGATTGGGGACAGGTTCATCAAGGCCGTTCATTGCGACAAGCAGATTGCTGGCGGTTATGCCCGCGGTGAAGGG ATACTGGTATGTGGTAATCACATGAACATTCAAGATGAAGTCAACCAAGTGGTGATACATGAGCTAATTCATGCTTTTGACGATTGTCGTGCTGCAAACTTGAACTGGGCTAATTGTGCACATCATGCTTGTAGTGAG ATTCGTGCTGGCCATCTAAGCGGTGATTGCCACTATAAACGGGAATTGCTGAGGGGTTTTGTAAAGATTCGAGGTCATGAACAA GATTGTGTGAGACGAAGAGTTATGAAATCAGTCATTGCTAATCCTTATTGCTCGGAAGCAGCTGCAAAGGATGCCATGGAAGCTGTTTGGGATGTTTGTTACAATGATACACAGCCCTTTGACAGAGCTCCATAA
- the LOC117621142 gene encoding uncharacterized protein DDB_G0271670-like: MARRELVVLALVLVAIVGVAAADSGSSPTPSPSKKDDKDSGSSSGGDSSSSSSSSPSSSPSSSSSSSSSSSSSSSSSSDAPTSSSSSSSDNKDKDKKDKSSSAPTPSASAPKSSSSDSKDKDKDKSSSSDSKDKDKDKDKSSSSDSKDKDKDKDKSSSSPSPSSSSGGSSSSSPSPKSSSSGSSSSSSGNKDSGSSSSSPSPKSSPSGSSGSSGSSGSSASSPKSSSSGDKDSDSSSTPASSPKSSSSGNKDKDSSSSPSSDDDTSTAPAPSDSASPPAPSTDSTEAPSDIITADTPAPSDSSSKSAAAAPAFFSTVSAGSVALLAAATLFAF, from the coding sequence atggCACGTCGTGAATTGGTAGTCCTTGCTTTGGTATTAGTTGCCATTGTGGGGGTTGCAGCCGCAGACTCAGGCAGCAGTCCTACACCTTCACCATCTAAGAAAGACGACAAAGACTCAGGAAGCAGCAGCGGCGGCGACAGCAGTTCATCATCGTCGTCGTCGCCATCCTCCTCTCcatcatcctcctcctcctcctcctcctcctcctcatcatcatcatcatcatcatctgaTGCCCCGacctcctcatcatcatcatcatcagataACAAGGACAAGGACAAGAAGGATAAATCATCATCAGCCCCGACCCCATCAGCATCAGCCCCCAAGTCATCATCGTCAGATAGTAAGGACAAGGACAAGGACAAGTCATCATCGTCAGATAGTAAGGACAAGGACAAGGACAAGGACAAGTCATCATCGTCAGATAGTAAGGACAAGGACAAGGACAAGGACaagtcatcatcatcaccatctcCCAGCAGCTCTTCGGGcggctcttcttcttcatcaccatCGCCCAAGTCTTCCTCTTCTGGCagctcatcatcatcttcaggTAACAAAGACAGCGGCAGCAGCTCATCTTCACCATCGCCTAAGTCCTCCCCATCAGGCTCTTCGGGATCTTCTGGGTCTTCAGGCTCTTCTGCCAGCTCACCCAAGTCATCGTCTTCAGGCGACAAAGATAGCGACAGCAGCAGCACCCCAGCTTCATCTCCTAAGTCATCATCTTCAGGCAATAAAGACAAAGACAGCAGCTCATCTCCATCTTCTGACGACGACACCTCCACGGCACCAGCTCCCAGTGACTCAGCGTCTCCCCCTGCCCCGTCCACGGACAGTACTGAGGCTCCCTCCGACATTATCACGGCTGACACACCAGCTCCATCCGACTCTTCCTCTAAAAGCGCGGCCGCAGCCCCGGCCTTCTTCTCTACTGTCTCTGCCGGTAGTGTTGCCCTACTCGCAGCTGCCACCTTGTTTGCCTTCTAA
- the LOC117621137 gene encoding pectate lyase-like: MAGLSLLLIFLIITCFLTTTFASSSQLHDPELVAQEVHRSINASRRNLGYLSCGTGNPIDDCWRCDPNWEQNRQRLADCAIGFGKDAIGGRNGRIYVVTDSGDDDPVNPRPGTLRHAVIQDEPLWIIFKRDMVVQLKQELVMNSFKTIDGRGASVHIAGGPCITIHYATNIIIHGINIHDCKQAGNGNIRDSPQHSGWWTISDGDGVSIFGGKHIWVDHCSLSNCHDGLIDAIHGSTAITISNNYMTHHDKVMLLGHSDSYTQDKGMQVTVAFNHFGEGLVQRMPRCRHGYFHVVNNDYTHWEMYAIGGSAAPTINSQGNRFLAPNTRFNKEVTKHEDAPESEWRGWNWRSEGDMMLNGAYFRQSGAGASSSYARASSLSARPSSLVGSITTTAGALICRKGSRC, translated from the exons ATGGCTGGGCTCTCACTTTTGCTTATTTTCCTCATCATCACTTGTTTCCTAACTACAACTTTTGCTTCCTCCTCACAACTTCATGACCCTGAACTGGTAGCACAGGAAGTCCATAG GAGCATCAATGCTTCTAGGAGGAACTTGGGCTACTTGTCATGTGGAACTGGCAACCCCATAGACGATTGCTGGAGGTGTGATCCCAACTGGGAACAAAACCGCCAGCGCTTAGCCGACTGCGCCATTGGGTTCGGCAAGGACGCCATCGGAGGAAGAAACGGTCGAATCTACGTAGTCACCGACTCTGGGGACGACGACCCAGTGAACCCTAGACCCGGAACCCTAAGACACGCGGTGATCCAAGACGAGCCATTGTGGATTATATTCAAAAGGGACATGGTGGTTCAGCTGAAGCAAGAGCTTGTAATGAACTCGTTCAAGACCATCGACGGTAGAGGAGCGAGCGTCCACATAGCCGGAGGGCCATGCATCACCATCCATTATGCCACCAACATCATCATCCATGGCATCAACATCCACGACTGTAAGCAGGCGGGGAACGGGAACATACGAGACTCGCCGCAGCATTCAGGGTGGTGGACTATATCGGACGGCGATGGGGTGTCCATATTTGGTGGGAAACATATATGGGTGGACCattgctctctctctaattGCCATGATGGCCTCATTGATGCCATCCATGGATCCACAGCCATCACCATATCCAATAACTACATGACCCATCATGATAAGGTCATGCTTTTGGGGCACAGCGATTCCTATACGCAAGACAAGGGCATGCAGGTCACAGTTGCCTTTAATCATTTTGGAGAAGGCCTTGTCCAAAGAATGCCAAG GTGTAGACATGGATATTTTCATGTGGTGAACAATGACTACACACACTGGGAAATGTATGCAATTGGAGGGAGTGCAGCTCCAACTATCAACAGCCAAGGCAATAGATTTCTGGCGCCTAATACACGTTTCAATAAAGAG GTGACTAAACATGAGGATGCACCGGAAAGTGAATGGAGGGGCTGGAACTGGAGGTCAGAGGGGGATATGATGTTGAACGGGGCATATTTCAGGCAATCAGGAGCAGGAGCATCTTCAAGCTACGCCAGGGCTTCAAGCCTCAGTGCAAGGCCTTCTTCTCTGGTGGGCTCCATTACAACTACTGCCGGTGCCCTTATCTGCAGGAAGGGATCCCGCTGCTAA
- the LOC117621143 gene encoding uncharacterized protein LOC117621143 isoform X2, which translates to MCNKKSPPLPPSATPTCHDDDDPVQTSSMIHNIIKEEQQETSTDPAAAHRKSRTKTRKPKFLSLRSQLSLPKHDHDQDYYTVPDSTTTNTMTAGQRHQLNLFPLHPENLVDHQDKADMQDDNVALLFHSDGGATLNGLLTSTSTATTSTSTTTTMSSDREDQESFSTYAYYNIVRTAMRSRERETSVEKWVCYSELVDKKEEEPRPDVEERWRSGTLALKLDYEEILNAWSDKGPLCIDGDPPQTVPDQLFQLHDNTPNWNLPLVAF; encoded by the exons atgtgcaACAAGAAGAGTCCACCTCTTCCTCCTTCTGCTACTCCTACTtgtcatgatgatgatgatcctGTGCAAACCAGCTCTATGATTCATAATATCATCAAGGAAGAACAACAAGAAACCTCCACAGACCCGGCAGCAGCTCACCGCAAATCCAGAACCAAGACCAGGAAGCCCAAGTTCTTAAGCCTCCGATCCCAACTCTCGCTCCCCAAGCATGATCACGACCAAGATTATTACACAGTACCAGATTCGACCACTACAAATACAATGACCGCCGGTCAACGCCACCAGCTCAACCTCTTCCCACTCCACCCGGAAAACCTTGTCGACCACCAAGACAAAGCCGACATGCAGGACGACAACGTGGCCTTGCTCTTCCACTCAGACGGCGGAGCCACCCTCAACGGCCTCCTCACATCCACCTCCACCGCCACGACCTCCACCTCGACAACCACCACAATGTCATCTGACCGAGAGGACCAAGAGTCGTTTTCCACCTACGCCTACTATAACATTGTACGGACGGCGATGAGGAGCAGAGAGAGGGAGACGAGCGTGGAGAAGTGGGTGTGCTACTCGGAGCTGGTGGacaagaaggaggaggagccTCGTCCTGACGTGGAGGAACGGTGGAGGAGCGGGACCTTGGCTTTGAAGCTTGATTATGAGGAGATCTTGAATGCTTGGTCTGATAAGGGCCCACTTTGCATTGATGGGGACCCACCACAGACTGTTCCTGACCAGCTTTTTCAGCTCCATGATAACACTCCCAAT TGGAACCTACCACTTGTTGCATTTTAA
- the LOC117621143 gene encoding zinc finger protein CONSTANS-LIKE 6 isoform X1, translating into MCNKKSPPLPPSATPTCHDDDDPVQTSSMIHNIIKEEQQETSTDPAAAHRKSRTKTRKPKFLSLRSQLSLPKHDHDQDYYTVPDSTTTNTMTAGQRHQLNLFPLHPENLVDHQDKADMQDDNVALLFHSDGGATLNGLLTSTSTATTSTSTTTTMSSDREDQESFSTYAYYNIVRTAMRSRERETSVEKWVCYSELVDKKEEEPRPDVEERWRSGTLALKLDYEEILNAWSDKGPLCIDGDPPQTVPDQLFQLHDNTPNGEGCDGNLWRVPGGEDESLKTKMGKTQREASVLRYKEKRQNRLFSKRIRYQVRKVNAEKRPRMKGRFVKKRS; encoded by the exons atgtgcaACAAGAAGAGTCCACCTCTTCCTCCTTCTGCTACTCCTACTtgtcatgatgatgatgatcctGTGCAAACCAGCTCTATGATTCATAATATCATCAAGGAAGAACAACAAGAAACCTCCACAGACCCGGCAGCAGCTCACCGCAAATCCAGAACCAAGACCAGGAAGCCCAAGTTCTTAAGCCTCCGATCCCAACTCTCGCTCCCCAAGCATGATCACGACCAAGATTATTACACAGTACCAGATTCGACCACTACAAATACAATGACCGCCGGTCAACGCCACCAGCTCAACCTCTTCCCACTCCACCCGGAAAACCTTGTCGACCACCAAGACAAAGCCGACATGCAGGACGACAACGTGGCCTTGCTCTTCCACTCAGACGGCGGAGCCACCCTCAACGGCCTCCTCACATCCACCTCCACCGCCACGACCTCCACCTCGACAACCACCACAATGTCATCTGACCGAGAGGACCAAGAGTCGTTTTCCACCTACGCCTACTATAACATTGTACGGACGGCGATGAGGAGCAGAGAGAGGGAGACGAGCGTGGAGAAGTGGGTGTGCTACTCGGAGCTGGTGGacaagaaggaggaggagccTCGTCCTGACGTGGAGGAACGGTGGAGGAGCGGGACCTTGGCTTTGAAGCTTGATTATGAGGAGATCTTGAATGCTTGGTCTGATAAGGGCCCACTTTGCATTGATGGGGACCCACCACAGACTGTTCCTGACCAGCTTTTTCAGCTCCATGATAACACTCCCAAT GGTGAGGGATGTGATGGGAATTTATGGAGGGTCCCAGGAGGAGAGGATGAGAGCCTGAAAACGAAGATGGGGAAAACTCAAAGAGAGGCGAGTGTATTGAGATACAAGGAAAAAAGGCAAAACAGGCTCTTCTCTAAGCGGATCCGATACCAAGTTCGAAAGGTCAATGCCGAAAAACGACCCCGTATGAAG GGTCGATTCGTGAAGAAGAGAAGTTGA